The following proteins are co-located in the Candidatus Accumulibacter cognatus genome:
- a CDS encoding cytochrome P450 gives MCLPGEPASALLPIFDPAFKADPHPFYAALRRLAGVSRMRLPSGTGVWIVLRYDHARKLLRDPRLSKVPQREDGAAPKHALFNHLLTMDPPSHAVARSVLAPCFSPRVLRAFEPRVSGLVDALLQRIPCDDEPFDVLTAFAGPLAQSVVCELVGVPDDVRESLARGLDDLDRADFDAPDRVPGITQHLFDTLLGVCNRRASLPPESLLATLCAARDHGSIPPEQVVSLTYLVLAAGRETAANLIANGLLRLLTRPPTWAELARAPQHAGALVEELLRLESPLEMATARYAIADIAIDDTTIRAGDTVFVGLAASNRDPLAFERPDELDLSRTAGSKHLAFGYGIHRCLGAILARIEARIALARLAAHFPSLELAVPAGQLAWKPGLITRGLQNLPVRRGAPGRKTFADLLPG, from the coding sequence ATGTGTCTGCCCGGAGAGCCTGCAAGCGCGTTATTGCCGATCTTCGATCCCGCCTTTAAGGCAGACCCTCACCCGTTCTATGCAGCGCTGCGCAGACTCGCCGGCGTAAGCAGGATGCGCCTGCCTTCCGGCACGGGGGTCTGGATCGTCTTGCGCTACGATCACGCGCGCAAGCTGCTAAGGGATCCCCGACTGTCGAAGGTGCCGCAGCGCGAGGACGGCGCCGCGCCGAAGCACGCGCTGTTCAACCACTTGCTGACAATGGACCCGCCGTCGCACGCCGTGGCACGCAGCGTCCTCGCCCCGTGCTTCTCGCCGCGTGTCCTGCGCGCGTTCGAGCCGCGCGTTTCAGGCCTCGTGGACGCGCTGTTGCAGCGCATACCATGCGACGACGAGCCGTTCGACGTTCTGACCGCATTTGCCGGACCGCTCGCGCAGTCAGTGGTGTGCGAACTGGTCGGCGTACCCGACGACGTGCGCGAATCGCTCGCGCGCGGACTCGACGACCTCGACCGCGCCGACTTCGATGCGCCCGATCGGGTACCTGGAATCACGCAGCACCTGTTCGATACACTGCTGGGCGTGTGCAATCGACGCGCGAGCTTGCCGCCCGAGAGCCTGCTGGCCACCCTGTGCGCAGCGCGTGACCACGGAAGCATCCCTCCTGAACAGGTGGTTTCGCTAACGTACCTCGTTTTGGCCGCCGGCCGCGAGACTGCAGCCAACCTAATCGCCAACGGCCTCCTCAGGCTGCTGACCCGGCCCCCCACTTGGGCTGAACTGGCGCGCGCGCCCCAACACGCTGGGGCGCTAGTGGAAGAGTTGCTGCGGCTCGAAAGTCCATTGGAGATGGCGACCGCGCGCTACGCGATCGCTGACATCGCGATCGACGACACAACGATTCGCGCCGGCGATACGGTATTCGTCGGACTTGCCGCGAGCAATCGTGACCCGCTCGCGTTCGAGCGGCCGGACGAGCTTGACCTCTCACGCACCGCAGGTAGCAAGCACCTCGCGTTCGGTTACGGGATCCACAGATGCCTCGGCGCGATCCTGGCGCGCATCGAGGCGCGCATCGCGCTAGCTAGGCTCGCCGCCCACTTCCCGTCGTTGGAACTCGCGGTACCCGCTGGCCAGCTTGCCTGGAAGCCGGGGCTGATCACGCGCGGACTACAGAACCTGCCAGTGCGCCGTGGTGCGCCCGGCCGAAAAACATTCGCCGACCTTCTCCCGGGATGA
- a CDS encoding IS66 family transposase, with amino-acid sequence MDELPDLEKLSVAEKEQLIRELWPLRALVRDLAAQVTALQLKVTELEARLATNSRNSSKPPSSDGLNKPQPKSLRKCGERPTGGQKGHQGHGLKKVAEPDRIVTHAPPSHCAECQRPLPERSVVETRQVFDLPPLRFEVTEHQVLAAQCACGKICRGEFPPGISAPVQYGPAAMAAAVHLTHHHMMPVQRTAALMGDFFGLPMAEATVLAASEEAAVRLAPTVALMGEAIQTAEVAHADETGMRVAGKLHWMHALVTATLTWVGCHEKRGKRAFDALGILPGFLGTLIHDGWKPYRDLLCKHGLCNAHHLRELTYLFEELQQAWAGRLIELLVAACHEVNQAGGSLPVERVALWRNRYTEILSEGEVLNPQAEKSGKRGRTRQSKATNLLWRLRTYADDVWRFASDPSVPFSNNLAEQAVRMPKVKQKISGGFRTRNGADTFCTIRSYLATLHKQGSNLFHALTLTFQGQPPQPRLA; translated from the coding sequence ATGGACGAACTTCCCGACCTTGAAAAGCTGAGCGTTGCCGAGAAGGAGCAGTTGATCCGTGAGCTGTGGCCGCTGCGGGCGCTGGTTCGTGATCTGGCGGCGCAAGTGACAGCCCTTCAATTGAAGGTCACGGAACTGGAAGCGCGGCTGGCGACCAACAGTCGAAATTCGAGCAAGCCACCGTCTTCGGACGGTCTGAACAAGCCGCAGCCCAAATCTCTGCGCAAATGCGGGGAACGCCCGACGGGCGGGCAGAAAGGGCACCAGGGGCATGGTCTCAAGAAGGTTGCCGAACCGGATCGGATCGTGACGCATGCGCCACCGTCGCACTGCGCAGAGTGCCAGCGTCCCTTGCCCGAGAGATCGGTGGTCGAAACCCGTCAGGTGTTCGATTTGCCGCCGTTGCGCTTCGAGGTGACGGAGCATCAGGTTCTGGCGGCGCAGTGCGCCTGCGGCAAGATTTGCCGCGGCGAGTTTCCTCCCGGCATTTCTGCGCCGGTGCAGTATGGTCCGGCGGCCATGGCTGCCGCTGTTCATCTCACGCACCACCACATGATGCCGGTACAACGCACGGCGGCGTTGATGGGCGATTTCTTTGGCCTGCCGATGGCTGAGGCGACGGTGCTGGCGGCCAGCGAAGAGGCGGCTGTTCGCCTGGCGCCGACCGTGGCCTTGATGGGTGAAGCCATCCAAACGGCCGAGGTCGCTCATGCGGACGAAACCGGGATGCGGGTGGCCGGTAAGCTGCACTGGATGCACGCGCTGGTGACGGCGACGCTCACCTGGGTCGGCTGTCACGAGAAACGGGGCAAGCGGGCCTTCGATGCGCTGGGGATTCTCCCCGGCTTTCTGGGCACACTGATCCACGACGGCTGGAAACCTTACCGCGATCTGCTGTGCAAGCACGGGCTGTGCAATGCCCATCACCTGCGGGAATTGACCTATCTTTTCGAGGAACTCCAGCAGGCTTGGGCAGGCCGCCTGATCGAACTTCTGGTGGCTGCCTGCCATGAGGTGAACCAGGCGGGCGGTTCGCTACCCGTCGAACGCGTTGCGCTGTGGCGTAACCGATATACCGAAATTCTCAGCGAAGGCGAGGTCCTCAATCCGCAGGCGGAAAAATCGGGGAAGCGCGGACGAACACGACAGAGCAAGGCGACCAACCTCCTCTGGCGCTTGCGCACCTATGCCGATGATGTCTGGCGCTTCGCTTCTGACCCCAGCGTCCCGTTCTCCAACAACCTTGCCGAGCAGGCGGTTCGCATGCCGAAGGTCAAACAGAAGATCTCCGGCGGCTTCCGGACCAGAAACGGCGCCGATACCTTTTGCACGATCCGTTCCTACCTTGCCACCCTGCACAAGCAAGGGAGCAATCTCTTTCACGCCCTCACGCTGACTTTCCAAGGCCAACCTCCTCAGCCTCGTTTGGCTTGA
- a CDS encoding PEP-CTERM sorting domain-containing protein: MNLKSRPTRRFHLDKLAAALLLAYATPALTASTYWLGEPSDPIFGSDWNHGSNWTAGVPGAGDEALLVRAGTDPFVFYHDGVAPVALHTLQIGSDHMLYQLGGTLQSTYELVGVNCYSDCGSSGSGVGFHLQSAGSNVVNLDLRVGNDAGSSGTYHLSNGTLSVGRDVVAGTNYVDVIGSSTGVIIQEGGTHSVGRYLILGGWSGHDGTYTLAGGNLTVGLDTYVGPYGSGLYKQSGGTSTTVGDFHVGGSIDGRGEGTAIVAGGDLTVGKKLVVGHAGTGILDQSGGTIMAKNLDIGWDGGRGEATFRGGLLSVSGQITVGAGGGGTGSLVLAGGQINSGVMLVNKGSVVQQSLGNNNANYLSIGGEGATYNLLGGRLEGDRLDLRAYGVLNNTGGAHVVKDFLLIAVGASDGASSASVPVYRLSGAGSLQAAGNVEVGFSGGRGSFVQDGGSADIRSLSIGVFDGTGDYRLNDGNLTAGSVSVGYGGTGTFIQNGGSTSAFFLEVGNHNYGGKGSYSLGSGTLSVRAESQIGGSESGTFEHTGGLHTTGRLWVTGGQSGGTGTYNLSGSGTLSVTGKTVVGEDNWIDYVWHDDDTWDEVHHYAPATGIFKQTGGTHTTDRLETGHKGTYRLAGGVLNAGSIQNEGTLHLSGGTLNTPSIDNRGTMNVVIAGSQSLATALDNRGTVDVGGGGSLNFTGSVVNQTGGKVHLHNAGGSVFNSDVVNHGTWKLTDTTATFTGTFTNHGAYISDPSDTHVGKLVVGAAGYLVGGTGDRWFVGGDFENYSRQGDLWNTLDAYLAFVGGGDHTFLLAGEDRGAGGFADNFAWDTLFLGAGDILRLGDGNTDNHGTALYIDALLLEGNDLSLLSHLYGNGIDIYYDASDSRNAYLRGAAYALAGGGSLRAIGASPPPPTGVPEPSSLALLGLALAGLRLLRRRIHG; this comes from the coding sequence GTGAACCTCAAGTCGCGTCCGACGCGCCGCTTTCATCTTGACAAACTGGCTGCCGCCCTGCTGCTGGCCTACGCCACCCCGGCCCTGACGGCTAGCACGTACTGGCTGGGGGAGCCCAGCGACCCCATTTTTGGTAGCGATTGGAACCACGGAAGCAACTGGACCGCAGGGGTTCCGGGCGCGGGCGATGAGGCGCTACTGGTCCGCGCAGGGACAGATCCGTTCGTCTTCTACCACGATGGGGTTGCTCCTGTTGCGCTGCATACACTGCAAATCGGCAGTGATCACATGCTTTATCAACTCGGCGGCACTCTGCAGTCGACCTACGAACTGGTCGGCGTGAATTGCTACAGTGACTGCGGCAGTTCTGGTTCGGGCGTCGGGTTCCATCTTCAGAGCGCGGGAAGCAACGTCGTCAATTTGGACTTGAGGGTAGGCAACGATGCCGGATCGTCTGGAACTTATCACTTGTCCAACGGTACGCTTTCGGTGGGCAGGGATGTCGTTGCTGGCACCAATTATGTTGATGTTATCGGTTCATCCACAGGAGTAATCATTCAAGAGGGCGGCACGCACAGTGTGGGGCGCTATCTTATCCTTGGTGGGTGGTCGGGACATGACGGCACTTATACGCTGGCTGGCGGCAACCTGACGGTGGGACTCGATACCTACGTCGGACCATACGGCAGCGGCCTTTACAAGCAATCGGGTGGGACCTCGACCACGGTCGGCGATTTCCATGTCGGGGGCTCGATCGATGGTCGTGGTGAGGGGACAGCGATAGTCGCTGGCGGAGATCTGACCGTTGGCAAGAAGCTGGTGGTCGGCCACGCTGGGACGGGTATTCTGGATCAGTCCGGCGGAACCATCATGGCCAAGAACCTCGATATCGGATGGGACGGAGGAAGGGGTGAAGCGACGTTCCGGGGTGGGTTGTTGTCCGTGAGTGGCCAGATCACTGTGGGAGCAGGCGGCGGCGGCACCGGTAGTCTGGTCTTGGCGGGAGGGCAGATAAACTCTGGGGTCATGCTCGTGAACAAAGGTAGCGTTGTTCAACAGTCGTTGGGGAACAACAACGCGAACTACCTGAGCATAGGGGGCGAGGGCGCCACTTATAACTTGCTCGGCGGCAGGCTCGAAGGCGACCGCCTCGATCTTCGAGCGTACGGCGTGCTAAACAACACCGGCGGGGCGCATGTGGTAAAGGATTTCCTGTTGATCGCTGTAGGAGCTAGCGACGGTGCTTCGTCAGCGTCCGTGCCGGTGTATCGTCTGTCGGGAGCCGGGTCTCTCCAAGCAGCAGGCAACGTAGAGGTTGGATTCTCTGGTGGCCGCGGATCGTTCGTCCAGGATGGTGGAAGTGCGGATATACGTTCTCTCAGTATTGGCGTGTTCGATGGCACAGGGGACTATAGGCTGAATGACGGAAACCTGACCGCGGGAAGTGTTTCTGTCGGATATGGGGGTACCGGGACTTTCATCCAGAACGGTGGGAGCACCTCTGCATTCTTTCTAGAAGTGGGCAACCATAACTATGGAGGAAAGGGTTCGTACAGCTTGGGTAGCGGGACTCTTTCGGTACGCGCCGAATCACAGATCGGCGGATCGGAAAGCGGCACGTTCGAGCATACTGGAGGCCTGCACACGACGGGACGCTTGTGGGTAACTGGCGGCCAGTCGGGTGGAACGGGCACGTACAACCTTTCTGGATCCGGTACGCTTTCCGTAACTGGAAAAACCGTCGTTGGCGAGGATAACTGGATCGACTATGTCTGGCATGACGACGACACATGGGATGAAGTGCATCATTACGCTCCGGCTACCGGCATCTTCAAACAGACCGGTGGGACGCATACGACCGACAGGCTGGAAACTGGCCACAAAGGCACCTACCGTCTCGCAGGCGGTGTGCTGAACGCGGGCAGCATCCAGAATGAGGGAACGCTGCACCTCTCCGGTGGCACGCTGAACACCCCGAGCATCGACAACCGCGGCACGATGAACGTCGTCATCGCTGGCAGCCAGTCTCTCGCCACGGCGCTCGACAACCGCGGCACGGTCGACGTGGGCGGAGGCGGCAGCCTGAATTTCACCGGCAGCGTCGTCAACCAGACGGGCGGCAAGGTCCATCTGCACAACGCCGGCGGATCGGTGTTCAATAGCGATGTCGTCAACCACGGCACATGGAAGCTCACCGACACGACCGCGACCTTTACCGGAACCTTTACCAACCACGGCGCCTATATCAGCGATCCTTCCGATACCCATGTCGGCAAACTCGTCGTGGGGGCTGCCGGCTATCTGGTCGGTGGCACCGGTGACCGCTGGTTCGTCGGTGGCGACTTCGAGAACTACAGCCGGCAGGGCGACCTGTGGAACACGCTCGACGCCTATCTGGCATTCGTTGGGGGCGGTGACCATACCTTCCTGCTGGCTGGTGAAGATCGCGGCGCGGGAGGCTTTGCCGACAACTTCGCGTGGGACACGCTGTTTCTCGGGGCTGGCGATATCCTGCGGTTGGGTGACGGCAATACAGACAACCACGGCACCGCGTTGTACATCGATGCGCTGCTGCTCGAAGGAAATGACCTTTCCCTGCTGAGTCATTTGTACGGCAACGGCATCGACATCTACTACGACGCCAGCGACAGCCGTAATGCCTACCTGCGCGGCGCCGCCTATGCGTTGGCGGGCGGTGGTTCGTTGCGGGCGATCGGAGCCTCCCCCCCACCACCGACTGGAGTGCCAGAACCCTCATCACTGGCCCTGTTGGGACTCGCGCTTGCCGGCCTCCGGCTGTTGCGCCGGCGGATACACGGTTGA
- a CDS encoding quinone-dependent dihydroorotate dehydrogenase yields MFYPFLRRFFFALDPETAHLVGMSGVDFLNATGARCLLAAAVPPDPRQVMGLVFPNPVGLAAGLDKNGEHIDALAALGFGFIEIGTVTPRAQPGNPKPRLFRIPERQAIINRMGFNNDGVEKLLANVARSRFARTGGILGINIGKNFDTPIENAADDYLSCLERVYGVASYVTVNISSPNTKNLRELQQDTALDALLGRLKGAQSRLADRHGRYVPLALKIAPDLEDSQIQAIADLLRQHRMEGVIATNTTLSRAAVAGLANAEQAGGLSGAPLRAMSTAVVKKLSLALAGEVPIIGVGGILCGADAAEKIAAGASLVQFYTGFIYRGPGLVGEVAAAIAGQRRV; encoded by the coding sequence ATGTTCTATCCTTTTTTACGTCGCTTTTTCTTCGCTCTCGACCCCGAAACCGCCCACCTTGTCGGGATGAGCGGCGTCGATTTCCTCAACGCCACGGGCGCGCGCTGTCTGCTTGCTGCCGCGGTGCCGCCGGACCCGCGGCAGGTGATGGGACTGGTTTTTCCCAACCCGGTCGGCCTGGCGGCGGGTCTCGACAAGAACGGCGAACATATCGATGCTCTGGCCGCCCTCGGTTTCGGTTTCATCGAGATCGGTACCGTGACCCCGCGTGCGCAGCCCGGCAATCCGAAGCCACGCCTGTTCCGCATTCCGGAGCGGCAGGCGATCATCAATCGCATGGGCTTCAACAACGATGGCGTCGAGAAGCTGCTGGCCAATGTCGCCCGTTCACGCTTCGCTCGTACCGGCGGAATTCTCGGAATCAATATCGGCAAGAACTTCGATACCCCGATCGAGAACGCCGCCGACGATTACCTGAGCTGTCTTGAGCGCGTTTATGGCGTCGCCAGTTATGTGACGGTCAACATTTCGAGTCCGAACACCAAGAACCTGCGCGAACTGCAGCAGGACACCGCGCTCGACGCGCTGCTCGGTCGGCTGAAAGGCGCCCAGTCGCGGCTCGCCGACCGCCATGGCCGATATGTGCCGCTGGCCCTGAAAATTGCTCCGGACCTCGAAGATTCGCAGATCCAGGCGATTGCCGACCTGTTGCGCCAGCACCGGATGGAGGGCGTCATCGCCACCAACACCACGCTCTCGCGGGCCGCTGTCGCCGGCCTGGCGAATGCCGAACAGGCAGGCGGTCTGTCCGGTGCGCCGCTGCGGGCGATGTCCACCGCGGTGGTGAAAAAACTGTCGCTCGCCCTGGCCGGTGAAGTGCCGATCATCGGCGTCGGCGGCATCCTGTGTGGTGCCGACGCGGCCGAGAAGATCGCTGCCGGTGCCAGCCTGGTGCAGTTCTATACGGGCTTCATCTACCGCGGCCCTGGGCTGGTTGGCGAGGTGGCCGCGGCGATCGCCGGCCAGCGCCGTGTTTGA
- the rsxA gene encoding electron transport complex subunit RsxA — translation MTHYLFIIVGAVLVNNVVLVKILGLCPFTGVSKKLETAFGMGAATTFVLTVATGASYVIDHYLLMPFGLEYLRTLSFIFTIAAIVQLTEMVIQKTSPLLHQVLGIYLPLITTNCAVLGVPLLNVANKHDFVESLLFGAGCAIGFSLVLVLFAGIRERVEGADVPTHFRGTAIAMVTAGLMSLAFMGFAGLDKYQ, via the coding sequence ATGACTCACTACCTGTTCATCATTGTCGGTGCCGTCCTCGTGAACAACGTCGTGCTGGTGAAAATCCTCGGGCTGTGCCCGTTCACGGGGGTTTCCAAGAAACTGGAGACGGCGTTCGGCATGGGCGCGGCGACCACTTTCGTGCTCACTGTGGCGACCGGTGCCAGCTACGTCATCGATCACTACCTATTGATGCCGTTCGGACTCGAATATCTGCGGACCCTTTCCTTCATCTTCACCATCGCCGCCATCGTGCAGCTCACCGAGATGGTGATCCAGAAGACCAGCCCCTTGCTGCACCAGGTGCTCGGCATTTATCTGCCGCTGATCACGACCAACTGTGCGGTACTCGGCGTCCCCTTGCTGAACGTTGCCAACAAGCATGACTTTGTCGAGTCCCTGCTTTTTGGTGCCGGCTGTGCCATTGGTTTCTCACTGGTTCTGGTGCTCTTTGCGGGTATCCGCGAACGCGTCGAAGGGGCCGATGTGCCGACCCATTTTCGGGGAACGGCGATTGCCATGGTGACCGCCGGCCTGATGAGCCTGGCGTTCATGGGCTTTGCCGGACTGGACAAGTATCAATGA